Sequence from the Methanobacterium alkalithermotolerans genome:
AAAGCCTTAAAATTTTAACATAGCCTGAATTTTTCAAGACTTTTTCATACCTTTGCTATCCAGAGTATATTTTTTGATTTCATCCAGTATTTCATGGGCATAGAATGAAGAAAATATTAACCCCAGGAAACTAACTATCCAGAAGGATAATAATCTATCTGTTAAAGCAATAATCCCTGCTAAATCTCCAGAAACACCAAAAAGAACAAATAAACCAGTCATAGATAATTCTATTGAACCAATACCTCCGGGCAGCGCACTAACAACTCCTATGAAATTGGCCAGTAAAAAAATTATAATCACTGATACCAGACTAATTTCCACATCAAATGCATAAAAAACAACTAAAAGCCTCAGACATTCTATTAACCAGCAGGATATAGATAAAAAAATCATTATACTCATATTTTTAAAACTGGTAAATGACCGGGTATATTCCACCATACCCTGGAGCCCTTTAATGGCTTTATTATAAAAATTATCTATAACCTCTGCTTTAATGGGCAGCTTTTCCAGAAACGGATGAATTTTTTTATAAATCATTATACTGCTACTTTCTCTCCAGTTAACCACATAAATCAGGGCAACCATTCCCAGGGAAAGAATTGCCCCTATTATGGAAAGAAAACGTATTTTTGGTATTAAAAAACTGGAAGCTATTAAAAAGATTCCCACAATCACCAGGTCAAAAAATCTCTCAGTCAAGCCCGCTGATAGGCCTTCTGAAACTTCAATTTCATTTATTTTTTTTCCAGCAAGAGCAGTAACTGGCTCTCCAGCACTTCTTACTGGTGAAAAATTACCTGCAAAAAGTCCTATGGTTTTTACCACAAAATTATTTTTAAAATCCCAGGGCTTATTTATAATAAAACCCCATCTAAACGCCCTTAAACCAACTCCCAAGAGGTGAATAATTACTGCCAGTAAAAGCAATAACCAGTTAGCCGATCCTATCTCCTTTAATAAGTTCAGGGGACCTATCCATAGGATAAGGACTGCTACTAAAATTAAACTAAGGGACAGGACATAATAACGCTTCAAGAAAAAACTCTCCTTTTAAATTTCCTCAATATGCGTTTTATTACAAAAAACAAATATTTTAGAGCGTGTTTACTGGTTACATAAGACTTTTCTTCCCCATAATAACAGGGTATATTTACCTCCTCCAATTGCAGATTATTTTTATAGGCCATATATAACATTTCTGACTCAAAAATATAATCATTGTACCCTATATTAAGAAATATATTCCCTGCTGTAGATGATAATGCCCGAAAACCACTCTGACTATCAGTCAAGGTGTAACCAGTTAATTTACTGATGATAAAAGTGGTGAAGCGGTTAGAAATTCTTCTTTGAATTGGCATGTACTGAGGGGAGCCCTCTTTAAAACGGGATCCAATAACCAGATCATTTCCATTTACTTTTGAAGATAGAAGAGGTATCAAATGAGGGTCATGTTGGCCATCTCCATCTATAAATACCATTGTGCCATAATCATGATTCTGCGCATATTTAATACCTGTTTTTAATGCAGCACCCTTACCTAAATTATGGGGGTGGCTAATTACAATAGCACCTGCATTTTTTGCCAAAAGAGCAGTATCATCCTCTGATCCATCATCAATAACCAGAACCTCTGAATACTTCAAAGATTCTCTGACCACCTTAATTATGGCTTTTTCCTCATTATACGCCGGAATAATGGTTATTAATTTCATATAAGCAGTCCTGATATTTTACTATAACTATAAATTCTTTTAAATCTCAAATAAAACCTGTATTTAATAGGCCACACCATGCAATTACTTATATTTAAATATTGAATATATTTAATTTAAGCTAAGAATGGTGATTTATTGCATTTCCCTATCATGCCTAAAATTAAAGAAAATAAGAATATTATATTTATTTTTATTCCTGCACTTATAACATTTTGCTTGATACTCATTCCTACTTTTAAATATCAATGGCCGCTTAGCTGGGACATATTTTATCATATACATATCAGTCAACTTTATTTAGAAAACGGGCTTATTTTTTTTGATGATTTAACTTATGCTCCCTATGGACGGCCAATATTTTATCCACCTCTTTTTCATTTCTTACTTATTTCCTTAAAAGAAATATTTGGATGGACTTTATTTGACTCAGCCCGATATATCCAACCAGTTCTGGGCTCTTTAACCATACTTTCATTTTCTTTTGTTGCTTACAGGATGTATAATGCAACTACTGGCTTTTTAACCGGTATTTTTGTGATGTTCACCACTTTTTTTAGCAGAATGATTATTCCCATACCGGAAACCATGGCCTTAATACTATTGCCTCTACTGGCTTATTTTTATTACATTTCACTGGAAAATAATAAATTATTCCCGGCACTTTTAGCAGGGATACTGCTGGGTATGGTATTATTAACCCATTTACTTTCATCAAGCATTATAATCTTGATTATTCTTATATACACCATTATTATAGGTTTGATTCAAAAAGAACCTGTATTAAAACAATTTTTAGTTTT
This genomic interval carries:
- a CDS encoding glycosyltransferase family 2 protein — translated: MKLITIIPAYNEEKAIIKVVRESLKYSEVLVIDDGSEDDTALLAKNAGAIVISHPHNLGKGAALKTGIKYAQNHDYGTMVFIDGDGQHDPHLIPLLSSKVNGNDLVIGSRFKEGSPQYMPIQRRISNRFTTFIISKLTGYTLTDSQSGFRALSSTAGNIFLNIGYNDYIFESEMLYMAYKNNLQLEEVNIPCYYGEEKSYVTSKHALKYLFFVIKRILRKFKRRVFS
- a CDS encoding UPF0104 family protein; its protein translation is MKRYYVLSLSLILVAVLILWIGPLNLLKEIGSANWLLLLLAVIIHLLGVGLRAFRWGFIINKPWDFKNNFVVKTIGLFAGNFSPVRSAGEPVTALAGKKINEIEVSEGLSAGLTERFFDLVIVGIFLIASSFLIPKIRFLSIIGAILSLGMVALIYVVNWRESSSIMIYKKIHPFLEKLPIKAEVIDNFYNKAIKGLQGMVEYTRSFTSFKNMSIMIFLSISCWLIECLRLLVVFYAFDVEISLVSVIIIFLLANFIGVVSALPGGIGSIELSMTGLFVLFGVSGDLAGIIALTDRLLSFWIVSFLGLIFSSFYAHEILDEIKKYTLDSKGMKKS